Genomic window (Chitinophaga parva):
AGTGCGCGATTCCATCTATGCCGATACCCTTTCCCCCCTGGCCGTATACGACCAGGCCCCGGAAGGTGGCGCCGTGGAGAAAGTGGGCCGTACGGTATATCTTACCATTAACAAGACCGTGGCGCCCATGGTGGCCATGCCGGAACTGGTAGGCCTTACCTTCCGCAGTGCGCAGATGACGCTGGAAAGCCGCCGCCTTAAAGTGGGAGACACCAGCTACCAGCCGGACTTTGCGACTAACACCGTTCTGAAACAAATGCTGAACCACAAGCCACTGAAGGCAGGCGCTGAAGTGCCGGAAGGCAGCGCCATAGACCTGGTGCTGAGCAGCGGCACCGGTAGCATTGAATATCCCGTTCCCAACCTGGTAGGCCTTACCTACGCGGAAGCCCGAGAAGCCCTTACCGCCAGCAACCTGGGAATAGGCGTGGTACTGACCATGGGAGCCGTGAGCGATACCGCTGGCGCCTTCGTGGTAAGACAATCCCCTACGCAGGTAAATAACCTGGGGGATGCCAATACCGTACGTGCGGGGCAGGCCATTGACCTGTGGCTCAGTTCCTCCAAAGGTGCTGCAGACAG
Coding sequences:
- a CDS encoding PASTA domain-containing protein, which produces MFEFITKRSFFINLLAAIVLVFLLAFIFFSTLGIITHHGQTIQVPDIRGKNLKEASAILSKAGFDAVVRDSIYADTLSPLAVYDQAPEGGAVEKVGRTVYLTINKTVAPMVAMPELVGLTFRSAQMTLESRRLKVGDTSYQPDFATNTVLKQMLNHKPLKAGAEVPEGSAIDLVLSSGTGSIEYPVPNLVGLTYAEAREALTASNLGIGVVLTMGAVSDTAGAFVVRQSPTQVNNLGDANTVRAGQAIDLWLSSSKGAADSTAKP